The stretch of DNA ACGCGGCGCCGGCGACGAAGATCGCGAGCCACCCCAGCGCGTTCACGATCGCGTACCACGGCAGCTCGTGCGTGAGCGGCGCGCGGGCCACCTCGGCCACGCCGTACATGGGGGTCCAGTAGGCGACGTCGCGCACCGCCTCGGGATAGCTGCTCAGCGGGATGAAGACGCCGCCCAGGAACGACAGCGCGGCCATCCCGGGGCCGAGAAGCTGCATCGCGTTCTCGCCGGGGACCAGGTAGCCCACGAACACCCCGAGCGCGGCGAAGGTGACAGTGCAGACCAGTGCCAGGACCGCACTGGCGATCCAGACGCTCGCCGACATGTCGGCCTTCCCCATCACGATGCCGACGACGTTGACCACCACGATCGCCAGGGCGCCCATGAACAGCGCCACCAGCGCCTTGACGACGATGTAGGCGACGGGGTTGAGCGGCGTCAGCCGCAGCTGCCGGGACCAGCCGGTCGCC from Nocardioides sp. BP30 encodes:
- a CDS encoding ABC transporter permease, with the protein product MSTTTSFDIEARRVPRRGGFSLTLLGIELRRVLRNRRTVVFSLLLPTLMILIFGAQSGWQERAGSGNVAAYILISIALYGAALTSAAAGAMVALERATGWSRQLRLTPLNPVAYIVVKALVALFMGALAIVVVNVVGIVMGKADMSASVWIASAVLALVCTVTFAALGVFVGYLVPGENAMQLLGPGMAALSFLGGVFIPLSSYPEAVRDVAYWTPMYGVAEVARAPLTHELPWYAIVNALGWLAIFVAGAAWRMSKDTARV